The Deltaproteobacteria bacterium DNA segment TAATGAAATACCGCAGAGGTCACCAAGAAATTCTCTTTTTTGGAAGACTGAACATATTGAAATAAATCTCTCATCAGCTGAGGGACAAGGGAGGGCTGAGGGCCCATATGAATGACCTCTTTTCCTTGAATGACACCAACACTCTTTGACCGCCACTTTCCAGCATCAAGAATTAAACCGTTCATCATCTGTTGGTGTGCCTTGAGAAAAGATTTTTCAGAAAGTGGGTTGTAGCTGGCAACATGGTTGTAGACCTCAACGGCATTTTTAGCTTCGAGGATGTCTTTAGCTGGTCCAATGACCTGTTTATTCTCAAGGATTGCCGCCACTTGTTCCAAGGATAGGGCATTTCCTTCGATTGATAAGCTGCTCTGGATTGTCTTGATCTGGTTCTTTCGGCGCAGTTGGGGTTCTGGCTTGGGAAGTTTCAAGCCTTCGTATTGACCTACTAACCTACCGATTTCTGTACATAAATTGACAATTTCCGAAGAGAGAGTATAGGGAGGCTTCATAATATGATAGTATCATATGATACTATCAATACGTGTGCAACTGTCTTTTTTTTTAAAAACTAACAAAACAAACAAAACACGACAGTCGATTTTTAGCCAAAAGTCGACTGTCGACTTTCCCTTAAATCCCGATTGCCTCTTTTTGATCTCCAGTGCTAGTCACCCGATCGATGAGATTTCTTACTCGGACACTTATTCTGCTGACCTTCTGTCTGATCCTCTTGGGTGGTGTCGTCCACAACACCGACTCAAGCCTCGCCTGCCCGGACTGGCCGACCTGCTACGGGAGCCTGATGCCCCCGATGAAGGGGAATATTGCGATCGAACATGGACACCGCCTCCTCGCCTCGGCTGTTGGATTCCTTACGATTATTCTGACAGCGCTGCTCTGGAAAAAGTCTAAAAGCCGCTCTCTCAAATGGATGGGGATCTCAGCACTTTTTTTGGTCATCTTCCAGGGGGTTCTCGGAGGGATCACGGTCCTCTACCAACTCCCCGATCTGGTTTCGACCGCACATCTCGGAACGTCGCTGCTATTTTTTTCATTGTTAATTATCATAAGCAGTAAAATTGGGGCAGGTGACTCGGGTTCCGCCCCGTCCCGATTTTTATTCTTCACCCTCACACTCCTCTACCTCCAGATCCTTCTCGGCGCCTTTGTCCGTCATGCCGGTGCCGGTCTCCTCTGCCCCGATATCCCGTTTTGTTATGGAGATCCGTGGCCTGACTTCTGGTCACGACAACTCCATATGGCACATCGGTATGGTGGGATTTTGGTCTTCTGTTTCTTGACCCTTCTGCCGATCCTTTACTGGAAGACTTCTTCCAGAAGGCAACAGTTCCTATTGTCTCTGCTTCCTCTGATGGGACT contains these protein-coding regions:
- a CDS encoding Fic family protein; this translates as MKPPYTLSSEIVNLCTEIGRLVGQYEGLKLPKPEPQLRRKNQIKTIQSSLSIEGNALSLEQVAAILENKQVIGPAKDILEAKNAVEVYNHVASYNPLSEKSFLKAHQQMMNGLILDAGKWRSKSVGVIQGKEVIHMGPQPSLVPQLMRDLFQYVQSSKKENFLVTSAVFHYEIEFIHPFSDGNGRMGRFWQHVFLVKRYPFFEFIPVESVIKNYQKEYYESLRISDKSGDSRFFIEFCLRSILESMNNFLLELKPEPLTPKTRLDLAKGHFQDRFFSRKDYRSFFKTMSTATASRDLNYGVEQKLLIRTGDKALARYQFS